Sequence from the Hyalangium minutum genome:
CTCCAGGCGCCCTCGGAGGGAGCCTTCACCACGCCGGAGGGCGTCTCCACGGACTCGAGGGTGACGGTGTACGTCGTCCCGAGCGCGAAGCCGTTGGCGGGGGTGAAGGAGAGCGCGGAGCTGTTTCCGTAGAACTCCAGGTTGCCGCCCACCTCGGGGGAGAAGCGGACCACCGTCTTCTTCCCGTCATTCTCCGGGTAGGCGACGCTGCGGGGGAACTCGAAGATGACCTTGTCCGGGACGGCGCCCTCGGGGCCGAGCTCCTTGATGACGGGAGTGTAGGACTCGGGCTTGAGGGGCTCCGTGCTGGCCTGAGGCTGCGAGCCCGGGCTGGACGTCTGGCCGGAGCTGGAGCCGGACGCAGGGGCGCCCGGGACGGGGGTGGCCGGGGTTGGCCCAGACTTCTCTTCCTTGCAGGCGGCGAGCGCGGTGCCTACCACCAGGACCGCCACCCACCACCGCGCGCGGGCGGAGCGGAGCGGACTCGGTGTGACGCGAGACTGCGAACTCATGTTTCCTCCGAAGGACGGCATCGACTTACACGCCGCGTGCCGGAGGCCCGGCATCGGCGGCGAGGGGAAGTGTGGTCGCCTGCCCACGGCCCGACGGCGCCCCCCGCGCGTCTCGGGGCCCACACGGTGGCTCGGGAGCCACGGGGCCCCTCCGCCCACCGTCCGGGCAGCGATCGGCGGCGGACGCTAGGCGTCACGGTGACGGCGGTCAACGGTGCCCACGGGTAGGCGCTAAGGTGCACGACCCATGGTGCTCCCCATCCGCTTCGTCCTGATGCGTCCGCGCAACGCGGAGAACCTCGGTGCCGCCGCGCGGGCCTTGAAGAACTGTGGCCTGTCCGAGTGGACCTGGGTGCGGCCCGAGGCGGAGGATTTGGAGCCGGCCCGGCGGCTGGCGGTGCACGCGGAGGACGTGCTGGGCGGGGTGAAGCGGGCGGACACGCTGGAGGAGGCGGTGGCCGACTGCGTGTGGGTGGTGGGGACGAGCTCCCGGAAGGTGGAGGGCAAGCGGCGCCTGTCGCCCCGGGCTGTCGGAGAAGAGCTGGTGGCCCGGGCAGCCCAGGGGCCAGTGGCGGTGGTCTTCGGAGACGAGCGCAGCGGGCTGACGAACGCGGAGGTGGAGCGATGCCACGATCTGTCCGCGGTGCCGACGGATCCGTCGCAGCCATCCATCAACCTGGCGCAGGCGGTGCTGCTGTACGCCTACGAGGTGCGAATGGCCTCGCTGGCGGCGGCGCCTCCCCCACCCGCTCCGCTGCCCGTGGCGGCCTCGGACGCGGAGCTGGCGCGCGTGGAGCAGACCCTGGAGGAGACGCTCAAGACCGGGGGCTTCCTCGTGGATGAACAACCGGGGCGCACGGGGCTGAGGGACCTGTTCGCCCCCCTGCGGCGCTCGCGGCTCACGCGCAACGAGGCACAGCTGTGGCTCGCGGCGCTCCACACCGTCCGAAAGCGGCTGACCTCGGGCTGACCGGGCGGTGCTCTGATTTGACAACCTGAGCCCAAGTTGTCAAATATGTCCGGAATGACTTCCGACGCCCCCTCTCCGCGAAAGCCCCTCGACGAGGCGCGTCAGCGCAGGCTGCTGGAGGCCGCGCTGACGGTCTTCCTGCGCTACGGGTTCCGGAAGACGTCCATGGACGAGGTGGCCCGGGCCGCTCAGGTATCGAGGCAGGGGCTGTACCTGCACTTCGCGACCAAGGAAGAGCTGTTCCGGGCCACCGTCGAGTACACGCTCGAGAACTCTCTGGCCGCCGCGACCGCCGCACTGGGAGATGCCTCGCTCCGGCTGGAGGCACGGCTGGTGCGCGCCTTCGACGAAGTCACGGGCCGGCACGTCGGGATGATGGGTGCGGGCGCATCCGACCTTCTCGAGGCCGGTGGCGAAATCATCGGCCCCATGCTTGCCCGCCATGAGGAACTGTTCCTGGAAGCGGTCGCCAAGACGCTGCGTACGTCCGGGCTGCTGGCCGCCTACAAGACCGCCGGGCTCACGGCGCGCCAGCTCGCGGACACGCTCTACGCGACGTCACGCGGGCTGAAGCACAGCAGCGCGAACCGGGAAGCCTTCGTCGCGGGAATGACGGTCGCCGTCCGCGCCATGTGCGCACCACTCGAGGAGAGCGCATGAAGAACTTGAGGAAGCAGAGCTGGCTGCGCTGGGGTTTGGGGGGACTGGGCGCACTGTTCGCCCTGGTCGTGGTGGGCGCGCTGGTGGACGGCTGGAGGGCCTTTGGCCAGCGGGCCATAGGAGACCGGCGCGCGAGGATGGAGAAGTCGACCCAGTGGAGCAGCGGCCACTTCGTGAACCCACAGCCGATGGTCAATGATCTGTGGGGCTCGCTGGTGGGGGCGTTCAACGCCAGCAAGGATGCCAGCCCCTCACAACCGATCCCCACGGTGCGTGGTGGCGCCGAGCGCTTCGCCACGCCCCCGCCCTCGGGCCTGCGCGTGACCTGGCTTGGGCACTCGACGATCCTGGTGGAGGTGGACGGCCACCGCATCCTCACGGATCCGGTCTGGGGCGAGCGCGCGTCGCCGCTGAGCACGGTGGGGCCAAAGCGCTGGTATGCGCCGCTCCTCGCGCTCAAAGAGCTGCCCCCGGTGGACGCCGTCGTCATCTCCCACGACCACTATGACCACTTGGACGCTCCGACCCTCACCGCGATGAAGGACTGGGACACCACCTTCATCGTGCCGCTCGGGGTCGGCGCGCACCTGGAGTACTGGGGCGTGCCCGCGTCGCGCATCATCGAGCTCGACTGGTGGGAGCGCACGAAGGTGAAGGGGCTGGAGATCGTCGCCACACCTTCGCGCCATGCCTCGGGGCGCTTCGTTACCGACACCAATGCGACACTCTGGGCCAGCTATGCGCTGCTGGGCCCCACACATCGCGTGTGGTTCTCAGGGGACACGGGGCTGTTCCCCGCGATGCGGGACATTGGCGAGCGACTGGGGCCCTTCGACCTGACGATGATCGAGTCGGGAGAGTACGGGAGTGCCTGGCCCGACTGGCACCTGGGCCCCGAGCAGGCCGTCACCGCGCACCAGATGGTCCGCGGCCGAGTGATGCTGCCGGTGCACTGGGGGCTCTTCAACCTCGCGTTCCATGGGTGGACGGAGCCAGCGGAGCGCGTGCTCGTAGCGGCGAAGCGGTTGGGGGTGACGGCGGTGTTCCCCAAGCCGGGCCAGAGCTTCGAACCGGCGGCGCCGCCTCCCTTCGAGCGCTGGTGGCCGGAGCTGCCTTGGGAGACCGCGGAGCAAGCGCCCATCGTCGCGTCGCAGATGAACTGATCTCCTCGCAAGAAGAAGCCATCCATGACGCAGAGGCGGACACTGATGAAGGCCGGCTGGCAACAGGCCGCCCAAGCCCTTGCCCCCCGTACAGCCAGGGGGGCAACCCCGAGTCACCGCCGCTCTGGGGACCTACCTTCTGGAAAGCGCCATCGACCAGGAGCGACTCCATGAACCACATGCCTTATGAAGACACCGGGCTGAGCGCCGGCCGGGACGAGGAGCCCAAGCGGGAGGCGCCCACGCGCGAGATGCCGGGCCGCACGCCCCACTCCGCCGAGGGCACCGACAAGGAGCGCAAGGTGCCCGCAGGAGAGCCCGGTAAGACGCCCGGCTCGGCCGAGGGAGAGGAGCCCGACGAATTCCCCAACGCCCCGCGCTACTGAGATCCGCGCATCGCGCGCCGCAGCGGGTACAGTGCCGGCCTCCATGGCTCGCAAGCCCCCACCTCGCCGGCACTCGGCCCCCCCTCCCAAGCATCCAAACCGCAGCCGCTGGGAGGGCAAGGCCAAGCCGGACTGGCTCTCGCGAGCGCTCGCCCGGGCAGGAGCTTTCCCCCTCGCCGAGGCCGAGGAGGCCATCCGCGCCGGACGTGTCACCCTCAACGGGCGTGTGGTGGACCAGCCACTGGCTCCAGTCCCGGAGGGAGCGGTCATCCGCGTGGATGGAGCCGAGCTGGCCCGCGAGGTGGAGACGCGGGTGCTGGCCTTCCACAAGCCCGCGGACCTGCTCACCTCCACCGTGAGCCAGCACCGCACGGGCACCGTGTACGAAGTGCTCCTGCCCCAGCTCCCGGATGAGCTCTCCCGCTACACGTGGCACGCCATCGGCCGGCTGGATCGAGGCACCACCGGCCTGCTGCTCTTCACCAACGACGAGAAGCTCGTGGCGCACGCCACCTCGCCAGAGACCCACCTGCCCAAGCGCTACGTGGCCACGGTGCAGGGCACGGCGGATGAATCGAAGGTCGAGCCCCTGTGCCGCGGCGTCATGCTGGAGGACGGCCCCACCCGGCCCGCGAAGGTGAAGCTGCGCGACGCCCACACCGTGGAGGTCACCGTCACCGAGGGCCGCCACCACCAGGTGAAGCGCATGCTCGGCGCCGTGGGGTTGCCTGTGCGCGCGCTGCACCGCGAGGCCGTGGGCGGTGTGGAGCTGGACGTGGCCGAGGGCACCTTCCGCCAGCTCACCCCCGAGGAGATCTCCCTGGGCCTGCGCTACAGCGGAAGAGCGCAGGACTAGGAATCCCTCTACCAGGTGATGTCGTAGATGCAGGCGTGGGCGCCCTTCTCCCGGCAGCCCTGCTCCAGGTGCTCGACCCGCACCCACAGTGAGTCCTTGGGCCGGTAGCGCTCTCCCAGTGCCTCCAGCATGCCCTTGTCGAAGTCACACGGATAAGGGTCGTCGCAGACCATCCGTCCCCTGCGCTCTCCGGCGGGCTCATAGTGGTAGCTGCCAATGAGCCCCGCGCCTCGGTGGAACATCTGATAGCTCACGTTGATGAAGCGCAGGGCGTCATCGAGCGTGCGGACGTGGGACGGGTAGTGGAGGACGTTCTCGGAGAGCTTCCGGCCCACGGCCCTCATCGTGTTGGGGCCGATCTCCGTCTGGATCTTCCGGGTGGCATCCACGAGCCGGCTCATGGGGTACCAGGCCTCGGCTTCGATCGGGGCGAGGCCTTGCTCTGTCAGAATCTTCAGCGCCCGCTTCTGGATGAGTCCCATCGCCTGGACGATGGCTTGAAGAGCCTCTCCCTTGACCTCGACCTGCGAAATCGAAATGCGCGCAGCCATGCATTTCCCCCTTGGAAAGAACATTTATCATAGCTTCCGGCCCCTGAGTGGAGGACAGGGACGGGCATGGCTGACGACTTCGACTTGGTGGTAATTGGCTCGGGCCCCGCGGGCGAGCAGGGCGCTGTCCACGCTGCACGGCTCGGCAAGCGCGTGGTGGTGGTCGAGAAGGAGCCCGTCCCCGGTGGCACTGCGGCCAACACCGGCACCCTGCCCTCCAAGACGCTGCGCGAGACGGCGCTCTACCTCTCCGGCTACCGCGCCCGCGGCCTCTTCGGCGTGGAGACCGTGCTGAAGCGGGAGGCCACCGTCTCCGATCTCCTCTACCGCGAGCGCCGAGTGAAGGAGACCGAGCGCGCCCGCATCGACGTGAACCTCGAGCGCAACGGCGTGGAGCGAGTGCAGGGCAAGGGCTCGCTCGTGGACGCGCACACCGTCCTGGTCCAGCGCGAGGGACACCCCGATCGCCGGATCACGGCCCGCTTCATCCTCATCGCCACCGGCTCCTCGCCCTACCGCCCGCCGCTCTACCCGTTCGATGATCCCCGGGTACACGACTCGGACGAGCTCCTCGACATCACGGCGCTGCCCAGCGCGCTGATGGTGGTCGGCGCTGGCGTGGTCGGCTGCGAGTACGCGTGCATGTTCGCCGCCCTGGGCATCCCGGTGACGCTGGTGGACCCAAAGCCGGACCTGCTGTCCTTCCTGGACACCGAATTCTCAGGGCTGCTGCGCGAGCGGATGACGGCACTCGGCGTGCGGATGCGCCTGGGGCACTCGGTGGAGGCCATCCAGGTGCCCCAGGAGAACACCGAGCCCATCCGGCTGACGCTCGCTGGCGGCGAAATGATTGAGGTGGACCAGGTGCTGGTGGCTGCGGGCCGCTCGGCCAACACCGCGGGGCTCGGGCTGGAGCCCGTGGGCGTCAAGCTGGGCAAGCGCGGCCAGGTGGAGGTGGGCTCCACGTACCAGACGGCCGTGCCCCACATCTACGCGGTGGGAGACGTGATCGGCTTCCCGGCGCTGGCCTCCACCGCGATGGAGCAAGCGCGTGTGGCGGTGCTGCACGCCTTCGGCCAAGTGCAGACGATCTCCCCGGTGCTGCCCTACGGCATCTACACCATCCCCGAGGTCTCCATGGCGGGCGAGACGGAGCAGGGCCTGATCGCCAAGGGCATCCCCTATGTCGCGGGCCGCGCCGGGTACGTCATCAATCCCCGGGGGCAGATCATCGGAGAGGGGCGCGGCAGGCTGAAGCTGCTCTTCCACCGAGAGAGCCTGAAGCTGCTCGGGGTGCATGTGCTGGGCGAGCAGGCCTCGGAGCTGGTGCACATCGGGCTGCTGGCACTGGTGGCGGGTGCTGGAACGCAGCTCTTCGTGGAAACGTGCTTCAACTACCCGACGCTCTCCGAGATGTACAAGACGGCCACTTACGACGCGCTGCAACAACTCCAGGCCTGAGCTCACCGCCTCAGGGGCTGAGATTGCTGCTCAAATGACTACGTCTGTCCACAAAGAATCCAGCAGAGACGCAGAATCTTGATCCATGTGCAGCCTTGAGTGTTGACCCCCGCCATCAATCCGGGTAAAAGTCGAATTCACCAGCTAGTCAGGAAAGCCGCTTAAGCAGGGCTTACAGACTGGTCGGCCGAAGCATCGACGGCGCTGAGGGGGTCAACCGTGACTACCATCTATATCTTTCCAGGCCAGGGTTCTCAGAGCATCGGCATGGGCAAGGAGCTCTTCCCCCGGTACAGCCATCTGCTGCGCCAGGCGGACGCGCTGCTGGGGTACTCGGTCGCGGAGCTGTGCCTGTCCGGCCCCCAGGAGCGCCTGAGCGACACGCGCTTCACGCAGCCGGCGCTCTACGTCATCAACGCCCTGTCCTACCTGGAGACGGTGCGC
This genomic interval carries:
- a CDS encoding RNA methyltransferase, producing MVLPIRFVLMRPRNAENLGAAARALKNCGLSEWTWVRPEAEDLEPARRLAVHAEDVLGGVKRADTLEEAVADCVWVVGTSSRKVEGKRRLSPRAVGEELVARAAQGPVAVVFGDERSGLTNAEVERCHDLSAVPTDPSQPSINLAQAVLLYAYEVRMASLAAAPPPPAPLPVAASDAELARVEQTLEETLKTGGFLVDEQPGRTGLRDLFAPLRRSRLTRNEAQLWLAALHTVRKRLTSG
- a CDS encoding TetR/AcrR family transcriptional regulator, which codes for MTSDAPSPRKPLDEARQRRLLEAALTVFLRYGFRKTSMDEVARAAQVSRQGLYLHFATKEELFRATVEYTLENSLAAATAALGDASLRLEARLVRAFDEVTGRHVGMMGAGASDLLEAGGEIIGPMLARHEELFLEAVAKTLRTSGLLAAYKTAGLTARQLADTLYATSRGLKHSSANREAFVAGMTVAVRAMCAPLEESA
- a CDS encoding MBL fold metallo-hydrolase codes for the protein MKNLRKQSWLRWGLGGLGALFALVVVGALVDGWRAFGQRAIGDRRARMEKSTQWSSGHFVNPQPMVNDLWGSLVGAFNASKDASPSQPIPTVRGGAERFATPPPSGLRVTWLGHSTILVEVDGHRILTDPVWGERASPLSTVGPKRWYAPLLALKELPPVDAVVISHDHYDHLDAPTLTAMKDWDTTFIVPLGVGAHLEYWGVPASRIIELDWWERTKVKGLEIVATPSRHASGRFVTDTNATLWASYALLGPTHRVWFSGDTGLFPAMRDIGERLGPFDLTMIESGEYGSAWPDWHLGPEQAVTAHQMVRGRVMLPVHWGLFNLAFHGWTEPAERVLVAAKRLGVTAVFPKPGQSFEPAAPPPFERWWPELPWETAEQAPIVASQMN
- a CDS encoding pseudouridine synthase, coding for MARKPPPRRHSAPPPKHPNRSRWEGKAKPDWLSRALARAGAFPLAEAEEAIRAGRVTLNGRVVDQPLAPVPEGAVIRVDGAELAREVETRVLAFHKPADLLTSTVSQHRTGTVYEVLLPQLPDELSRYTWHAIGRLDRGTTGLLLFTNDEKLVAHATSPETHLPKRYVATVQGTADESKVEPLCRGVMLEDGPTRPAKVKLRDAHTVEVTVTEGRHHQVKRMLGAVGLPVRALHREAVGGVELDVAEGTFRQLTPEEISLGLRYSGRAQD
- the sthA gene encoding Si-specific NAD(P)(+) transhydrogenase; this translates as MADDFDLVVIGSGPAGEQGAVHAARLGKRVVVVEKEPVPGGTAANTGTLPSKTLRETALYLSGYRARGLFGVETVLKREATVSDLLYRERRVKETERARIDVNLERNGVERVQGKGSLVDAHTVLVQREGHPDRRITARFILIATGSSPYRPPLYPFDDPRVHDSDELLDITALPSALMVVGAGVVGCEYACMFAALGIPVTLVDPKPDLLSFLDTEFSGLLRERMTALGVRMRLGHSVEAIQVPQENTEPIRLTLAGGEMIEVDQVLVAAGRSANTAGLGLEPVGVKLGKRGQVEVGSTYQTAVPHIYAVGDVIGFPALASTAMEQARVAVLHAFGQVQTISPVLPYGIYTIPEVSMAGETEQGLIAKGIPYVAGRAGYVINPRGQIIGEGRGRLKLLFHRESLKLLGVHVLGEQASELVHIGLLALVAGAGTQLFVETCFNYPTLSEMYKTATYDALQQLQA